CTGCTCAGAGGACCCTGTACAGGGAAGTGATGCAGGAGAACTATGGTCACCTACTCTCAGTGGGTGAGAAAAACTTCCCCATATGTAACTCTTAGTAGTCTGCGTTTCCTTTCCCAGTTGCTGGAACATGTAAGGCCTCTGCAGGGTTGAATTAGCTTTGTTTCAGGGGTCAAAGTTCATGAATTCATTTTGGgtaccagaaaaaatatttgtgtccccACCCTCTCCATTGAAAGAATCTAAATTTGTCAAGCCTAAATGGGACCTTCATTGCTCTGCTTCTAAAAtgtacttctttttcctttagaaCCCCTAAATGACAagcatttatattgttttctttatcttttctattaATAGGTTACTGTGTGAATAAGTCAAAAACAATCTTCAAGTTGAAGCAAGGAAAAGAGCCATGGATATTAGAAATAGAATTTCCACGTCGGAACTCCCCTGGTGAGTGAAAATTATGGGGCATGTTATTAGGGAGGTAGTTGGTGCCTTTtgccttttgaaatatttttcaggaatcactttttaaaatacccCATCCTTTTGGAAATGACTAAGCACACTTGATTTGCATATGTAAGCAACATAAACCACACCTCCAATTTTCATTCTCTCCACCTAAATTCCTCCTTTGCTCAACATTTTTTTATAGATTTACTTCTCTTTCCTATATACTAACCTTGACttaaacttttgtcttttttctagaGTGCCCTCTTACACCTGCCATTGAAGGATGCAACTGTAATCTTCAAGTATTTATAAATCTGActtagaaattgttttaaatgccattttcctctttttattaacAATGAAATGCCTTAGTTATTTTCAGCACCAGTTTTAACTATTCTCTCTTTAAACTCTAAAATCAGATTACAAATCATTATGCTTTTCAtcaattatattattttagaGTTGATACTTCCTTctacatggtgtttgtctttcacACAAAATAGTGATTATCTTTCCTAAAATCTATTGCACCTTATTTGGAGTGTTATAATActaagataaaaaaacaaacagtaagaTAAGATGATTTCGCTCTGCTTCCTTAAatgcttttcatgtattttctaaCTTGTACACTTACGTGTTGCTAGGACCAGGAACAATACCTGGTATATATTAGTTGTTTActagatatttgttgaaagattGCGTTTCAGATAACAAGAAACAGACACTCACTATCTTCTGCTCTGTGCCCTTTATAGTAAGTAACTTCTTCAAGGGCACATCCTTTCTTAAGACCAAAGCATTGGTTTTTAGGCTGAGATATCCTAAAATTGACATCTCTagtatctttgtcttttttgtattCTGGTCCCATATTTTACCATCTTATAGGATAGTTCTACTGATCTAACTCCCTTCCTTCTTAGGGTCAAAAACTAATTCTTAATTTAAATCCTCATAGTAGTTGTGTAGTGCTGCAAACTTATATTGCTACTAGCCTGTCATAGTAAACTTATACCCACTCACTATTACAAAATACACTTAAGAATTAATTTTCTGTCAAGAACTGGTCTGGTCCTTTCTTGCCTACTGCATCTTATTTCTCCTTGTGACCCCCAAACACATGCTAATATTCATTTCATCTGCTCTCTTAAGTGTCTTCCATACATAGGATCTTACTTCATGTGTATCCAAGTTAACCTTGCACAAGTCCCTATCAGATAACTTTTATTTCCCCCAAAATGCCATGAAATTCCAACCCTAAGCCTCTGctcataatttttcactttttttcaaacatttaaagatgaattaaataTGAAAGTCAGTAAAGGTTCTAGAATGATGTTGAATAATTAATCTTTAAAGATCATGTAGTAAATTGAAGCAGAGATGTGGGACCTAAGATACGAAAGCAGAATAAGACTAGTGTTGAGTCACGGGTAACACTGCTTTGCAGATGCAGTATTTGGTGGTCAGGATTGACAATCTCTGGTGCTACAACTGGGAATTCATCATGTTGTATGGATGGCTGGCACTCTGCTTTTTTATTAACTTTCCTTTTGGATGTACGTGTTCTTGGGTCTTCTGTCCCAGTGAAAATTAAGCCAACTAGATGGAGAGTGAAAGCCCAAGCTATAGGACTGTTCatctaaacatgaaaaaattgaTGTTCTGACAGAGTCACTTTAGTGTTGACATCTAGATTGTTGTGTATGGGTAAAGAGGGAATAAAATGGCAGTTTATAGTCTGCTAACTACTAGGAATCCTAACACAGTAAACTAGGTTTGAGCAGATAAAGACCTACCTTTAGCTCCTTCATCCAATTTAATATTTCCCCTGATGTTTCCAGTGAATATAGTTGTCCACTAATTTTTATTATCACCCTACTTACTGTTTATTGTCCTTACTGGGCTCACAGCATTGTCTGTGAGTCCCATATTCCTGTTCAGCAACACTTTAAAGATCTTTTGTTCTTGCTGtctcttctttgtttgtttttgttttaactttcttCTCCAAGTTTTTAAGGTCATATTTGTAAAGTGTCAGAGGTACTTGGGTTTATAATCAGGTTCCTCCTCCTGTCTGCTATTGCAGTTTTTAGTGTttgttatgttttttcctaaaccAATGGGATAAAGGAAATTTGCATTTGAAAGTTCCTTCGTTTGGGGAGATTGGCCTGAAGCCTAAGAATCAACCCTATGATGTAATAATCTGTTAAGATTTATATGGTATTAAATTTTGGATTCCTTTGTAGAAGACCTATGGAATACTCAGGACCTAGGAGCAAGACACCAGGAAAGTCAAGCTGTAAATTCAAGGCAAGTTCAAGAATTCAATTTTAAGACTGGAAGCATTGTAGAAAAGGGTCTTGATGGGGTACTGGAAGTGGGAGAGCACTAGTTAGTAATAAATGTGAGAAAACTAACACTGGAGCAAATTCCAAAGAATATAATCCAGATGGGAAAGCGCATTTTCATGATAGAGGCCTAATTCAGGATCAGGAGCTTCAAACTTCAAAGTAGTCTTTTGATTCTTCTGAATTACACAGTAAGGGAGGCTCTATTACACAAAGTAGAGTTCAGGCAGTTGAGAGACCCTGTGAATATAATGCAAGTGAAAGTTCTTTCTACCAAATGTTAAACCACAATGTATGTCAGAGAACATTCAAAGTGGAGAAACCCTATGAATCTAATGAATATGGGAAAATCTCTAGAAACTGGTTCTCAGAGTTATTTGGAAAATACCCAGAGCAGACCGAAAAAAGCCCTATACATTAATGAATTTGGAAATTTCTCTCTAGGAATGGAGAACTCACAGAACATCAGAAAACTCCTAACAGAGAGAAAACCtacaaatgtaatgaatgtggaaagTCCTTCTGCCAGGAGTCTGCCCTCATGGTACATCAGCATACTCATTCAAAGGAGAAAcccagtgaatgtgggaaatccgTCTCTAGGAATGGAGACCTCACAAAACATCAGAAAACTCATACCAGAGAGAAAGCCTACGAATGTAAAGAATGTAAGAAAACTTTCTACCACCTGTCATCTCTTAGTAGACATCTGAGAACTCATGcaggggagaaaccctatgaatgtaatcAGTGTGAGAAATCCTTCTACCAGAAGCCACACCTCATGGAACatcagaaaacacacacaggagagaaaccctacgaATGTACTGAATGTGGGAAGTTCTTCTATGTTAAGGCATACCTCATGGTACatcagaaaacacacacaggggagaaaccctttgaatgtaaggaatgtgggaaatccttttCCCAGAAATCACACCTCACAGTACATCAGAGAACAcatacaggggagaaaccctataaatgtaaggaatgtgggaaattctTCTCTAGAAATTCCCACCTCAAAACtcatcagagaactcacacaggagagaaaccctatgagtgtaaggaatgtgggaaatgCTTCTACCAGAAGTCAGCTCTCACAGTACATCAGCGAActcacacaggggagaaaccctttgaatgtaagaaatgtggaaaaaacTTTTACTATAAATCAGACCTCACTAAACATGAGAGAAAacacacaggggagaagccctatgaatgtaatgaatgtgggaaatccttctCTGTGAATTCAGTCCTCAGATTACATCAAAGgactcatacaggagagaaaccctatgaatgtaaggaatgtgggaaatctttctCTCAGAAGTCACATTTTATCATACATCAGCGAAaacacacaggggagaaaccctatgaatgtcaGGAGTGTGGGGAAACTTTTATCCAGAGATCAAAGCTCACTGCACATCAGAAGACACACACAAAGGGGAAAACCTTATAAATAGTGTGAATTGGGAAATTCTTCTCTCTGAATTTATCCTTCAGAATAACCAGATAATTCACACAAGACAAAAACCTTATGACTATCATCAATATGGGGAAATTTTAGTTACAATCTTTCTTCacagagaggaaacagagaaaaattctgTAAATCTATAAGGGAGAAATTTTTACCATATGTCAGACTTTACTAAATATCAGACAACAGAGATGGGAGAAACACCACAAATTGTAAAACATGAGGGAAACCTTTCAGAAGTCATACTTTATAATATAGAAATCACATAGGAGAGAAATAATCCTGTAAGTAAAATGAATGTCAGGAAGTTTTCTGTCAGGGCAGCCATCACTAGACATCCAAAAGCTCACACCAGTGAGAAACTCCTATCAGTATCCTGAGCATTCAGTAATCTTTCTACACCAGCTTGACTCATATTAGAATGCTCAAAGGGGATTAATCAAAGATTGCGACAGATACAGAAGCCTTTATCGTGGAGTGATATTTCAGTGAATGCTGGATCATTGATACTGGGATAGAAcctttatagatattttaaatatctgaaagtttttaaacaaaaattcaaagagaatCTTGACTGAGGGAAAGTTATACAGGCacaccttggagatattgtgggtttggttccagaccaccacagtaaagcaaatatctcaataaagtgagtcacacaaattttttagtttccagtgcatataaaagttagtTTATGGTGTACTCTaatctattaagtgtgcaatagtattatgtctttaaaaaatgtacatactttaatttaaaaatactttttgctaaaaaaaatgctaaccatcatctgagcctttagggagtcataatctttttgctggtggagggtcttgtaaaaaatgcagtatcgcaaagtgcaataaagcaaagtgccATAAAACAAGGTATGGCTGTACTCGAAGTCATGTTGCAGAGATGATTccaaggttttttcttttttaaagaaacctgCAAATGTCTAGATATATGAtgcttttttaaaagcacaaatcaATTGAATAACCaggtgacattaaaaaaaatgtgaagagtCCTTTAGTATGTGTCTAAGTGCATGTGTTACAAAACACAGATTGTGGATGTTTGATGTTCATATGGAACCCATCCATAATTGTACGTAGGGAAATATGTAACCTTAGTTCAATAACTTTTATGTATATGAAGATATTTCACATTAAGTCTCAGTAGTGACTCCTTTGTTAATATAATGTGTATTTAAGtgtaatattcttttaaaattataatgcatattttctcctatttcctggcatttttaaatggatatagACATTGTTACTGAACTAATCCTTCAGAagctaaaaatgtttttgtaaaattttcaagTGTCTCATGGTCAGCCAAATTTTACATTAGGACCACATTTATAGCAAAAGcctgagtttatttttgaaaacactacacaataaaaaacaaataatgctATGTAAAGAAATACTATCTATCTTACTGTTGATGTTTTAGCAGAGTGTAGAGctatctgcatttttattttgtatgcgAGTGCTAAATGTTCTTCACTACCTTTTTCTTCCTGGTAGAAGCaacatggcatagtggttagagAGTATGGACTCTTGACTTCCACTGCCTAGGCTCAGACTCCAGCATGGGGCGTgccacttaacttttctgtgcctcagtgtccttttCTATAAAAGAGAAGTGATAAAAACAATATGTTAGGATTGCTTTGAGGtataaatgagttatttttaaagcacttagaatagtgtctgaGACACAAGAAGAGCTATATGTTAGGTATTATCATcattataatttgtatttcttgacttatgctacaaaaaaaaaaaaaaaaaaggttggctaCCAACAGTCAGCCCCCCACTTTCTTGCTGTAGTGccttggtttggtttggttgtGCATTTTCCCACAAGTGACTCAGATCTGATCCACTGCCTTTTTTTGTagcctgcaagctaagaatggctttacatttctaaatgattgaaaaaattaaagaatattttgtgatgtgaaaattatattcaaatttcagtgtccacaaataaagttttattagaacactaatacaaacaaaaaccattcatttgttttgctttggctGCCTTCACACTACAAGAGTTGAGTAGTTCTGATAGACCATGTGGCCTGCAGAGCCTAAGAGAGTGGCTATCTGGTGCTTTACAAAAGTAAgttttcctgttcttagaggcgAAAATTTCACAACCAGTGTAGAGGTATACTTTTACATATGGTATGTGCTTCAGAAATGATGCAGACAGCAATTTGTGGGTGGTTTTTGtgaagtatatttattttgtgtattatatttatatgttaaaagCCTAATAGgcattagatttttttccccaaagaaatgtGCTTTACTTGCTGAACTGTCATAACATCAAAACAAGAAATTTCCTGATGGAATGTAGCAGTAAATGTATGAAATAAACATTgtttgaactgaattgaattgttaATTGATCTGTACCCAcagtattactttattttttccaagtcaGTGGCCAGATTTCTGTATATcgttttataattttctcactATCCCATGATAAAACACCATCTTTATGTCATACTTAACTAACTGTatcccaataaaaaaaatacccaacTCCACCAGTAGTATTAGTATATTACcagtaaaatgattttattaccTGCACTTCCTACAAATGTCAAATGCCGCTCCAGTCGAAATCCTGCCACCTTACTTCCCCTTCCTATTGAAGGTGACTTTCATAATGTTCAACTTCTTAAGCATGCCTCATTCTGATGTGTCTGATGTTTAACACTAATGAGCACATAGTATGATTCTTAGTGATTTCTTCTATCTTAAGAATATAGTATCTTAAAGAATAAAGTAAACTTTTGAATACTGCATGGTAAAATACTGTTACCGTAGAATATCTTGCTAGATGCCATCTTGATAGATGTTTAAAAGGAACGTAAATGCCTTTAGAGTTCTTTATTTCAGTCTGCTGTGGAAGCAAATACATTTTCTAACTTCCTCAGGCTTCtcaatcaaaatcaaaattaattagTACTTCCTGGGGACAGGCCAATAGCTGTGGTAAATCTCTTACTAAGAATAAAGCCTGTACtcatgaaaataacttttaaaaaataatactctggtatgaataaaattttctatGCTACAAATTCAGGAAAGCCTGAGACTGTTTCTTGGCCACAGCCTCAAGCTATGAATTAGTAACCACCAGAATTGATGGGTCAGAGACAGATTATCAGACACTGATAGCAATTAATCAGAGACAATGTCTCATCAGTGCACATGCTTATGGAGGTTGGCCGATTTGTCACAGCTCCACTTTTCTGAAAGCCAGTTAACAGCAGCTTTCACGCTGACCATACTCTGGGAAGTCAGCAAGTCAGCTACAGCCTCACTCCAGTAACTACACTTTTATGACTGAAGGTAAGCCAGTCAGTCCCTAAACACTTCTGCCTTTGAAAACCTGTCAATCCCTAAATCCCCCGTTTCTCAAAACCTTGCATCATTTTGTACTTTGACTGATTTACAAGTGTAGTCCTCCTTTGGTTAGCGTGATGGTCAAAGATGGACAATATTAATTCCTTCCCTCATGCCATTCTATTCATGAGAGAGAGACTCTTTTCCCATCCTCTTGAATCTGgcttggccttgtgacttgctttggcttaTTACAATGTGGCAGAAGTTCCAGGCCTACACTGTAAGAAGTGTGGCAGCTTCCACTTTCCTTCTTGAAGCGAATCATCTTGCAGAAAGTTCGAGCCTGAGACTCCCAAGCTGTGGAGACACTCAGGCTACCAGTGTGTAACCCCATGATGCCAGACGTGTGAGAGAAATTTTTTTAGACCTTCCAGCCTAGCCCCATCATTGGCTAAGGTAGCCAGCCAAATGAGACTTCAGCTAATGCCAAGttgagcaaaaaaaaatcacccactCTACCTACAGAGAAGTAAtaaattgttttaagccattaagttttgggtGATTTTGTTGTACGATAATGGATAACAAACAGAAAGTGAGCAATAAATCCAGCTTTTTGCTTCAGATACTGAATAGTTAGTCTTTTCTTTCACAGTAGTAGTTATGCAGCGTAAGTAGCCCCTAGAATTTCTGCCCCGATTAATACTATAATGACAATTGTTTAATCTGATTTCTAAAAAGGACTTATCCAAATACAACAGTCTGCCCCCATGAAAGAGAAGCAATCTTGGCTGAATTAGACAGTCTCATTCTACCTAGTGTCACCCCAACTATATCCAGACCTTGACTTACATAGCAAAGAATAAGCccaaatgacaaaggaaaattgTCTAGACTTTCTTTTACAATAAAGATTTTATCCA
The DNA window shown above is from Equus quagga isolate Etosha38 chromosome 2, UCLA_HA_Equagga_1.0, whole genome shotgun sequence and carries:
- the ZNF25 gene encoding zinc finger protein 25; translated protein: MNKFRGPVTFKDVTVEFTKEEWQLLDAAQRTLYREVMQENYGHLLSVGYCVNKSKTIFKLKQGKEPWILEIEFPRRNSPEDLWNTQDLGARHQESQAVNSRNGELTEHQKTPNREKTYKCNECGKSFCQESALMVHQHTHSKEKPSECGKSVSRNGDLTKHQKTHTREKAYECKECKKTFYHLSSLSRHLRTHAGEKPYECNQCEKSFYQKPHLMEHQKTHTGEKPYECTECGKFFYVKAYLMVHQKTHTGEKPFECKECGKSFSQKSHLTVHQRTHTGEKPYKCKECGKFFSRNSHLKTHQRTHTGEKPYECKECGKCFYQKSALTVHQRTHTGEKPFECKKCGKNFYYKSDLTKHERKHTGEKPYECNECGKSFSVNSVLRLHQRTHTGEKPYECKECGKSFSQKSHFIIHQRKHTGEKPYECQECGETFIQRSKLTAHQKTHTKGKTL